The following proteins come from a genomic window of Miscanthus floridulus cultivar M001 unplaced genomic scaffold, ASM1932011v1 os_1844_1_2, whole genome shotgun sequence:
- the LOC136534358 gene encoding uncharacterized protein: MEGRCFNCFSPKHIARLCTSSPRCWKCFHSGHRADGCNPNRRVRHVKSLVPRERSNHSNTTKFSFPPEYYKSDHRSFVEVVRGQEGMAAARYPGDPRARPARGFCAVSATGSIRRRRDELINKAVVCWLNGNNHDTESYHLGDALRSQLNLGHDDFQVVKHFLEQYLVIFSDPTIRRHLVNLGVMSDRGRDFHFAEWSERRYANNVSWEYHVKVRIEGIPVHRWAEDVAAKALGKSCAVHYVEETTRRRERTRSFDLWAWCCDPCDIPTEVWLTVIEPDRELPPTSIPLPLAPPHHDDPVDLKRGHVYVLRNHFEVVEDLSFLQGRGRAGGPPNRKARRELIWSYGVPDTEGERHHGRRGNNRGRDLRRQPRRDDDDYDDRRHHGTRRHRSLSSWARNARCRGGVEDCISSNRWRGRRVSPAQKQGGSRTPLGSNSGMDGEGTQSGEESQEGVLCKSNSIGAEAPQEVYS, from the coding sequence ATGGAAGGCAGATGCTTTAATTGCTTTTCACCAAAACATATCGCGCGCCTCTGTACCTCTTCGCCGAGATGCTGGAAATGTTTCCATTCAGGACACCGTGCGGATGGTTGCAACCCCAACCGGCGAGTTCGACATGTTAAAAGCCTCGTCCCCCGCGAGCGTAGCAACCATTCAAACACCACCAAGTTTAGCTTTCCTCCAGAATACTACAAGTCCGACCACCGTTCCTTTGTGGAGGTAGTGCGTGGTCAAGAAGGGATGGCGGCTGCAAGGTACCCCGGGGACCCGAGAGCCAGGCCCGCCCGCGGCTTCTGTGCCGTCTCGGCGACGGGCTCCATCCGGCGCCGCCGCGACGAGCTCATCAACAAGGCTGTTGTTTGCTGGCTCAACGGCAACAACCACGACACGGAGTCTTACCACCTCGGCGACGCCCTCCGCAGTCAGCTGAACCTGGGCCACGACGACTTCCAGGTGGTCAAGCACTTCCTCGAGCAGTACCTCGTCATCTTCTCCGATCCGACGATCAGGCGTCATTTGGTGAACCTGGGAGTCATGTCAGACAGGGGCAGGGACTTCCACTTCGCCGAGTGGAGCGAGCGCCGCTATGCCAACAATGTCAGCTGGGAGTACCACGTCAAGGTACGCATTGAGGGCATCCCTGTGCACCGCTGGGCGGAGGATGTCGCTGCCAAGGCGCTGGGCAAGAGTTGTGCAGTGCACTATGTGGAGGAGACGACCCGGCGTAGAGAGCGCACCAGGTCCTTTGATCTTTGGGCCTGGTGCTGCGATCCCTGCGACATCCCGACGGAGGTTTGGCTCACGGTGATTGAGCCAGACAGAGAGCTGCCACCGACCTCCATCCCGCTCCCCTTGGCGCCGCCTCACCACGACGACCCGGTCGACCTCAAGCGCGGCCATGTCTACGTTCTGCGCAACCACTTTGAGGTAGTGGAAGACCTCTCCTTTCTGCAGGGGCGTGGTAGGGCCGGCGGCCCTCCGAACCGCAAGGCCCGCAGAGAGTTGATCTGGAGCTACGGGGTGCCAGACACCGAGGGCGAGCGCCACCACGGCAGACGCGGCAACAATCGTGGCCGCGACCTCAGGCGCCAACCACGAAGGGATGATGACGACTATGATGACAGGCGCCACCATGGCACTCGACGCCATCGCAGCCTCTCAAGCTGGGCCAGGAACGCACGCTGCAGGGGTGGAGTTGAAGACTGCATCAGTTCAAACAGATGGCGTGGCCGCAGAGTCTCCCCCGCGCAGAAGCAGGGTGGCTCAAGAACACCATTAGGCTCCAACTCAGGTATGGATGGTGAAGGCACGCAAAGTGGAGAAGAAAGTCAAGAGGGTGTCCTTTGCAAATCCAATAGCATCGGAGCTGAAGCCCCCCAAGAGGTCTATTCCTGA